The Nostoc sp. CENA543 genome includes the window AATAGAATTTTCTGTTTCTCATTCTCAACTTTCTTTGGATACTTATCCCAATTAGCCTTTAATTGCCTTCTGTAGCGGTTAGCAGTTCTCAGCAAATCTTGAACTTGCTTCTCTGAAAAATTCTCATTAAAATATATGTTCTTGTTGGCATTAATGTACTGAATTAGATTCAAAGCTTTGATATCAATATCCATAGTCAATTGGATACTAACTTGATTTTTTGCTCCTACTTTATAAACATCTTTATCATACAAAATTAGAATAATTTGTGGAGAGAGTGGTAAAAATATTTCTAGTCCTTTAGAAGCAAGACCAACATTACTACCGTATGTCTTTCGAGTTTCAAGAAATTGATTATAAAGAACCACTGGATTATCTGATGTTATAAAAGGTTCTTCGGTTTCGTTAATAATAAGTTTCCAATGAAGATCCCTAACTATTGGAAAAAATGATACTACTATTGTCAAATATTCTTGAACTGCATCCGTTAGAGTTAGAGCAATCTTTTGTTCTGATTCAGATAAAATGTTAGGAGCTATTGATGATACAGTTTTTTTATATTTTTCCACTAATTCATCTATTGTCTCTGCTGCATATACGGTTCTACCAAGGAGGGTAATAATAAACATCAAGAGCATTTGATGCTCTCTTGAATGTGCCGTAGGAAGACATTGTTCCTCTAATATAGAATTGATAATTTTCGCCGATTCTGTCTCTAGTTTTTGAAAAGCATCCTCGATTTTTAAATCACGACCATAAAAATAATTTTTAGATGCTTGCTCATATAGGTTCGCACTTTCAATAAAAGTATTAGAAGAAATATTAAAAACCCCTACTCTCTTTTCTTGAGAGTGTAGCGCAAACCTCTTCAAGTAAAACCTTGGTATAAAGTGCTGATTCTTTTTTTCAGGCATTTAACTTTTAGAATTTATAGCAAAAATCTGTTTGGATAATAATGAGCTAGTATTCTAGGGACTAAACAATTTATCAAAAACTTATAAGCATCGCCCAACTGATAATATTGCGTAACATGGCGGCAACTTAATACTCTCTACCCTAATTTTCGGATTAACTCTTTATATATGACTATGTATATTACATTCTGTAATATACATAAACCGCCTAAGAACGTCAATATTTGCTTTTCAACGAATTAGGCTATCAATTTTGCTATCAAAGCCGGAAATTACAGACCTATCATAACTAATTGACACCTGCCTACTTCCGCAAGGAGTATTTTGCTCTTACAGGTTGTAAACATTTATGTTCCCTCCTACCGAGGTATGATGTACGTTATTGGAAACATACATTATCAATAACGAATTAGTGAGCATTTATGCCTAATGAGCCGGGTTGGGGGGAGCTAGTAAAAGTTGAATTAGAAGCGTGCTTAGATGCGCCAATAACTAGGTATTTTGACGCAGAGCTTCAGGGCGACCCCGATGTGTTGGCGCAGCTGTTGGCAGATAAACGCAACCCTAATA containing:
- a CDS encoding DUF4238 domain-containing protein — protein: MPEKKNQHFIPRFYLKRFALHSQEKRVGVFNISSNTFIESANLYEQASKNYFYGRDLKIEDAFQKLETESAKIINSILEEQCLPTAHSREHQMLLMFIITLLGRTVYAAETIDELVEKYKKTVSSIAPNILSESEQKIALTLTDAVQEYLTIVVSFFPIVRDLHWKLIINETEEPFITSDNPVVLYNQFLETRKTYGSNVGLASKGLEIFLPLSPQIILILYDKDVYKVGAKNQVSIQLTMDIDIKALNLIQYINANKNIYFNENFSEKQVQDLLRTANRYRRQLKANWDKYPKKVENEKQKILLHLYGSDVKCSLKLSFISILKKAKSYSLGQKVTHVRNEQLCRLHEEFLDLVDKGLYHPFDFYDFINDCKTLPL